A stretch of the Panicum virgatum strain AP13 chromosome 9N, P.virgatum_v5, whole genome shotgun sequence genome encodes the following:
- the LOC120691328 gene encoding erlin-2-B-like, giving the protein MSDVTADSAQSRRSPPPPSPAPSMARFQQQPSGRQPPPPGADPFAFGVVAFIGICFVLISLSVPSSVLHQVPEGHVGVYWRGGALLKTITPPGFHLKLPWITQYEAIQVTLQTDQVRDIPCGTKGGVMISFDKIEVVNRLRKDYVHETLLNYGVHYDKTWIYDKIHHEINQFCSAHSLQQVYIDMFDRIDETMKEAIQRDCTRYAPGIEIINVRVTKPNIPPSIRRNFELMEEERTKALIAIEKQKVAEKEAETQKKIALSEAEKNAQVSKILMGQKLMEKDSSKRQEQIDNEMYLAREKALADANYYRILKEAEANRLKLTPEYLELRFIESIANNSKIFFGEKIPNMIMDQRLLKNYLDDVSRKDHSEL; this is encoded by the exons ATGTCGGACGTCACCGCCGACTCGGCGcagagccgccgctcgccgcccccgccgtcgccggccccgTCGATGGCGCGCTTCCAGCAGCAGCCGAGCGGGCGCCAGCCGCCCCCGCCGGGCGCCGACCCCTTCGCCTTTGGCGTCGTCGCCTTCATCGGCATCTGCTTCGTCCTA ATTTCACTCTCAGTTCCATCAAGCGTTCTGCATCAAGTTCCTGAAGGACATGTTGGGGTATACTGGAGAGGAGGTGCTCTTCTGAAGACAATCACTCCTCCAG ggtttcatctgaAGCTCCCTTGGATCACCCAGTATGAGGCAATACAGGTTACACTTCAAACAGACCAG GTCAGAGATATTCCTTGTGGAACAAAAGGTGGTGTTATGATAAGCTTTGACAAGATAGAG GTTGTAAACCGCCTCCGTAAAGACTATGTGCATGAAACACTACTCAACTATGGCGTGCACTATGACAAGACATGGATATATGATAAAATTCATCATGAGATAAACCAGTTCTGCAGTGCTCACAGTTTGCAGCAAGTTTACATTGATATGTTTGATCGG ATTGATGAAACAATGAAAGAAGCTATTCAAAGAGACTGCACACGCTATGCTCCTGGAATTGAAATCATCAATGTTCGTGTTACAAAGCCAAATATACCTCCTAGCATTAGGAGAAATTTTGAACTTATGGAGGAGGAGCGTACAAAG GCACTGATTGCTATTGAGAAGCAAAAGGTAGCAGAAAAGGAGGCAGAAACACAGAAGAAGATTGCGCTATCTGAAGCAGAGAAGAACGCACAGGTGAGCAAGATCCTGATGGGGCAGAAGCTGATGGAGAAGGACAGTTCCAAGAGGCAGGAGCAGATTGACAACGAAATGTACCTTGCACGAGAGAAAGCACTGGCAGATGCAAACTACTACAG GATCTTGAAGGAAGCTGAGGCTAATAGGCTCAAACTTACACCAGAATATCTTGAGCTGAGGTTCATTGAATCCATTGCCAATAACTCAAAGATCTTCTTTGGTGAAAAG ATTCCAAACATGATCATGGATCAAAGGTTGCTTAAGAACTACCTTGATGATGTTTCGAGGAAGGACCATTCCGAATTATAG